From Deinococcus sp. KSM4-11, a single genomic window includes:
- a CDS encoding ABC transporter permease, which yields MQKIQSTPNAASRAAVIERLREAGILAILLLGAVVFSLTVPSFFSVDNAITGIGLSAAINTIVAIGLTYVIMTGGIDLSVGSTAALSAVIGADLMQRGLPPLLAVVVALGVGALAGLVNGLLITRVQLAPFIVTLGTMTFYRGLALSYTNGQPILSLPDGFKNALGGDVFGLPIPLIAALLLVGAFTLILRYTKTGQYILAIGGNAEAVRLSGINVGRFITLTYVISGVLAAFAALVLIAQLGAAEPILGSGWELSAIAASVVGGTSLAGGKGNVVGALLGALLLSMLQNVLTLLGVQAFYQLLATGLIIIGAMVIDRYTRGP from the coding sequence ATGCAGAAAATCCAGTCCACGCCTAACGCCGCCAGCCGCGCGGCGGTCATCGAACGCCTGCGCGAGGCGGGCATCCTGGCGATCCTGCTGCTCGGCGCGGTCGTGTTCAGCCTGACCGTTCCCTCGTTCTTCTCCGTCGACAACGCCATCACGGGGATCGGACTGAGTGCGGCGATCAACACCATCGTCGCCATCGGTCTGACCTACGTGATCATGACCGGTGGGATCGACCTCAGTGTCGGTTCGACCGCCGCGCTGTCCGCCGTGATCGGTGCCGACCTCATGCAGCGTGGGCTGCCGCCCCTGCTGGCGGTGGTGGTCGCTCTGGGCGTGGGTGCCCTGGCTGGCCTCGTGAACGGCCTGCTGATCACGAGGGTGCAACTCGCACCGTTCATCGTCACGCTCGGCACCATGACCTTCTACCGGGGGCTGGCGCTGTCGTACACCAACGGGCAGCCGATCCTGTCGCTGCCCGACGGCTTCAAGAATGCCCTGGGCGGGGACGTGTTCGGCCTCCCGATTCCGCTGATCGCGGCACTGCTGCTGGTCGGCGCGTTCACGCTGATCCTGCGCTACACCAAGACCGGGCAGTACATCCTCGCGATCGGCGGTAACGCGGAGGCCGTGCGCCTCAGCGGCATCAACGTGGGCCGCTTCATCACCCTCACCTACGTCATCTCGGGCGTGCTGGCCGCGTTCGCTGCCCTGGTGCTGATCGCGCAGCTGGGGGCCGCGGAGCCGATCCTCGGCAGTGGCTGGGAACTCAGCGCCATCGCCGCCTCCGTGGTGGGGGGCACAAGCCTGGCCGGCGGCAAGGGGAACGTGGTCGGGGCGCTGCTCGGCGCCCTGCTGCTGAGCATGCTGCAGAACGTCCTGACCCTGCTGGGCGTGCAGGCCTTCTACCAGCTCCTGGCGACTGGACTGATCATCATCGGCGCGATGGTCATCGACCGGTATACCCGCGGGCCGTAA
- a CDS encoding DeoR/GlpR family DNA-binding transcription regulator, translated as MLPLERQTRILDLMDAHETLLTQEIAEKVGVSEATIRRDLQGLAERGLVSRTHGGAMRLERNIAREPAFAAKSVRMPAEKMAIADYAASQVPDGATVIFDAGTTILEVARRLAGRPLTAITLDLPAAQALAIGETEVLLLGGRVRSNSFSITGPWTEEHLRNLRADLFLMGAHAVDERGISNAVIEEAVVKRLAVEASHATMLLADHTKFGWRAMTQVCALDRIGRVISDRRTKKYDWLREAGVTLNVV; from the coding sequence ATGCTTCCACTTGAGCGACAAACGCGCATTCTGGATCTAATGGACGCGCACGAGACTCTGCTCACGCAGGAGATTGCCGAGAAGGTCGGTGTTTCTGAGGCGACCATCCGGCGCGACCTTCAGGGCCTGGCCGAGCGCGGCCTGGTCTCCCGTACGCACGGCGGCGCCATGCGTCTGGAGCGGAATATCGCCCGGGAGCCCGCCTTCGCCGCGAAGTCCGTGCGGATGCCGGCCGAGAAGATGGCCATCGCGGATTACGCAGCGTCACAGGTGCCCGACGGCGCGACCGTCATCTTCGATGCCGGCACCACCATCCTCGAGGTGGCGCGCCGGCTGGCGGGCCGCCCCCTCACCGCGATCACGCTGGACCTGCCGGCGGCGCAGGCCCTCGCCATCGGGGAAACCGAGGTGCTGCTGCTGGGGGGCCGGGTGCGCAGCAACAGTTTCAGCATCACCGGTCCGTGGACGGAGGAGCATCTGCGCAATCTGCGCGCCGACCTGTTCCTGATGGGCGCGCACGCCGTGGACGAGCGTGGGATCTCGAATGCCGTGATCGAGGAGGCGGTGGTCAAGCGCCTCGCGGTCGAGGCCAGTCACGCGACGATGCTGCTGGCGGATCATACCAAGTTCGGCTGGCGCGCCATGACGCAGGTCTGCGCCCTCGACCGCATTGGGCGCGTGATCAGCGACCGCCGGACGAAGAAATATGACTGGTTGCGGGAGGCGGGTGTCACGCTGAACGTGGTGTGA
- a CDS encoding 4'-phosphopantetheinyl transferase superfamily protein, whose translation MTVWFWQIPPGWTPPAAVTTSERTRAAAFATPHLRRWYEASVWFRRHVLSTVLAVAPEDVAFEVTAGGKPSVTRAQNPLDWRFNLAHSADVLVLAMVQGSEVGVDVERIRPEVDWRGVAQVAFSEAERQTLDGPLRFYSLWTAKEAYLKACGQGLAVPLLDITVEVAGEEIEVRQSLAGDRREWWGWSLRPAPKIHAAVVAERKDDTSRPLLRWRALEEVGEGQDGT comes from the coding sequence GTGACCGTCTGGTTCTGGCAGATCCCGCCGGGCTGGACGCCACCAGCGGCAGTCACCACGTCCGAGCGGACACGCGCGGCAGCCTTCGCCACGCCCCACCTCCGCCGCTGGTACGAGGCCAGCGTGTGGTTCCGGCGGCACGTTCTGAGTACGGTGCTGGCCGTGGCCCCCGAGGACGTGGCCTTCGAGGTGACGGCCGGAGGAAAACCGTCGGTGACCCGAGCTCAGAACCCTCTGGACTGGCGGTTCAACCTGGCCCATTCGGCAGATGTGCTGGTGCTGGCCATGGTTCAGGGTAGTGAAGTCGGCGTGGACGTCGAGCGCATCAGGCCGGAGGTGGACTGGCGGGGTGTCGCCCAGGTGGCGTTTTCTGAAGCGGAGCGGCAGACCCTGGATGGCCCACTGCGGTTCTACTCGCTCTGGACGGCCAAGGAAGCGTACCTGAAAGCCTGCGGGCAGGGCCTCGCGGTGCCGTTGCTGGATATCACGGTCGAAGTTGCCGGGGAGGAGATCGAAGTCAGGCAATCTCTCGCCGGCGATCGGCGGGAGTGGTGGGGGTGGAGTCTGCGCCCCGCGCCGAAGATCCATGCCGCCGTGGTGGCGGAGCGGAAGGACGACACCTCTAGGCCACTCCTGCGCTGGAGGGCATTGGAGGAGGTCGGAGAAGGCCAGGACGGTACATGA
- a CDS encoding IS630 family transposase (programmed frameshift) — translation MTRARYTVALRDDQRQQLRKITRAGRSTAREITHAHVLLKSDAGLSDQEIAEQLSISTQTVVRVRKRFANETLEAALTHRRPSAYKPRKVDGRLEAHIIALASGDPPDGRAHWSLRVLADVLVQLEHVSSISPETVRQVPKKNELKPHLKRQWCIPPKHNAAFVYAMEDVLDLYEQPYDPFHPVVCFDERPCQLMGDVRTPLPIKPGSARRVDYEYERHGMGNVFGYFEPLRGWREMEVTQRRTAIDFARCLKRLVDELYPEAIKIRVVLDNLSSHTLAPLYTVFEPAEARRIARKLELHFTPKHGSWLNAVEIEFSALSRQCLDCRVGSLTMLHDVVSAWTRARNQEPQALNWQFRTPDARVKLARLYPSI, via the exons ATGACGCGCGCCCGCTACACCGTCGCCCTGCGTGACGACCAGCGCCAGCAGCTCAGGAAGATCACGCGTGCTGGACGCTCCACCGCCCGTGAAATCACCCACGCCCACGTGCTGCTCAAGAGTGACGCCGGGCTGAGTGACCAAGAGATTGCCGAGCAGCTCTCGATCAGCACCCAGACGGTAGTGCGTGTCCGAAAGCGTTTCGCAAACGAAACGCTGGAGGCAGCGCTGACCCACCGCAGGCCGAGCGCCTATAAGCCCCGCAAGGTGGACGGGCGGCTGGAAGCGCACATCATCGCCCTGGCGTCCGGCGATCCGCCGGACGGTCGCGCCCACTGGAGCTTGCGCGTCCTGGCTGACGTGCTGGTGCAACTCGAGCATGTGAGCAGCATCTCGCCAGAAACCGTGCGCCAGGTGC CTAAAAAAAACGAACTCAAGCCACACCTGAAACGGCAGTGGTGCATTCCACCCAAGCACAACGCCGCGTTCGTGTACGCCATGGAAGATGTACTCGACCTCTACGAGCAACCTTACGACCCATTTCATCCGGTGGTGTGCTTCGATGAACGTCCTTGCCAGCTGATGGGTGACGTCCGGACTCCCCTGCCGATCAAGCCTGGCAGTGCCAGGCGGGTGGACTACGAATACGAGCGGCATGGCATGGGGAACGTGTTCGGGTACTTTGAGCCCTTACGCGGTTGGCGGGAGATGGAAGTCACCCAACGGCGCACGGCCATTGACTTCGCCCGCTGTCTCAAACGCTTAGTGGACGAGCTCTACCCAGAAGCCATAAAAATCCGCGTGGTGCTGGACAATCTGTCCAGCCATACGTTGGCCCCGCTGTACACGGTGTTCGAGCCCGCTGAAGCCCGGCGGATCGCACGCAAGCTGGAACTGCACTTCACGCCGAAGCATGGCTCGTGGCTGAATGCCGTCGAGATCGAGTTTTCTGCCCTCTCCCGGCAGTGCCTGGATTGTCGGGTCGGGAGCCTGACTATGCTGCACGACGTCGTGAGCGCGTGGACACGGGCGAGAAATCAAGAGCCCCAGGCATTGAACTGGCAGTTCCGAACCCCAGACGCGCGCGTCAAGCTCGCCCGTCTCTATCCATCAATCTGA